ATTCAATTTTGAGCTTCAAAAAGGGGAGAGCGTTGGCAGTAGCCGCCACacgtaaaagaaaaagaagtcattttcaatttttattttgaaaggaCAAACGAACTCAAGAAAAATGTAGCACGTTGATTTGTTGGAATGAGAGGCACGGCCTGGTGACGTCCTGGAGTGTTGCAAGCACATTTCATTTTGGAGAAAAGGAGGGagaaaaacattcatttgggaAAAATCTACGTTCTTTCCTACCCTGTTTTCTTCctaatttaatttcttctcacgTACTAAACAGTTACTTCGTATTACCCAACATaacttaacaaagaaaaatctagAACAActcaacaattattaaaaagcaCAGTTGCAGAAGAACATTGTTGTAGAACAGAACAATCgaaaaaataaggtttaagatttttgccccccaaaccctaaaaaacctGTTATCGAAAGAGGAAATTGGAAGAAATTTATGCATATCCGACATTAGAGTGTGCGACCTCTCTGGTTTGTAAATCTAACAGTACTGGTGGCACAAATCTCCTTCTAGTTGTAAATCCAACATTCTTGATGGTGGCACAAAGGGGAAGGGCATAACACGTGCACCATTGTTGACAGCATAAAGAAGcaaaatgcaaaacaataaaacctCATTTAATCCTAAGggtaaaattgtaatttcaatctttttaGCGAGTAACGCGTATCCGCGGGTACAAATAGTTTAGTATCTGAACCCGACACGATTATAAGCGAGTATTAAAACATTCGCTACCCACAGATTGTGAGTAGTAAATATCCGTAGATACCAATTGCGTATTTTATCCATAAATATCCTTTTACAACATAAACAAGGATAGTTACAACGCAAGGGACGATAACAAGGGGGCATCAGCATCAAGGGGTCATGGTGACAAGGTTAGTTTGGTCTTTTAATAACCCATGGATTGCACATGAAAAGTATAggggtgaaaaaaaaaataatgctcTAAAGGTTGCTCCTAGGTTGGGTCACGGAAAGCCCAAATGGAAGGCCTGCGGATTCGGGCCCAGTCTTTATGACCTTTAATGACAGCTTATTTTgacaataattagttttaaatagtAGATATCAATATGTTTAGTGTTATTATGCAACTGTCTATTGTTACGTACTTTCTTGTAAACGCACTCTTAGTTATGTGAACTCATCCCAATATAAGACGTCCCTATCTAAttcatattaaaacaaaaataaaatagcagTAGTTGATTTAatctataaaaacaaatatatcttaatcaattttcaaaattactccTCGCTAATAATTGTTTCTCTTTCTcgttgatttaattaaaaatattttagtataaatataattaacacaACAAAAGTTATAGGttgagttatttttaaaaaaagaaaacataagttCTAAACTGGGCTTGTTATAAATATgacatttattaaaaagaatcgGCTTGGAAACccttttcataaaagaaaaaaataagaaaatatttttgaatattaaaatttaggttgaaattaaatttttagaagaatTTAAGGTAAGAAAACAtctaaaaatcatttaatatataaattaatttgaatttttgaacaagttaactaatttttttcttgtgccAAAAATGTTATCGAAGAAATTTATTTAAGCATTCTCTTAATCTAttagtaaaatgaaaatgtgcGTGTGggtcacatatatatatatatatatatatatatatatatatatatatatatatatatatataaatgataaactATAACTATTTATATGAATAAGCATTCAAGTATGTTCTACACACAACACACTTTCACATAAGTAAAACGTCAAAAACTAGTACTAGAATTATGGAGTTCAGTGACACCTGAACCCAATGGTCATAACTTAACTGAAACAAAAGGTAATTTATAGGGCTAACTTTTCTAATTCTGCAATGGGTAGATTCAGCTCTGTTTCTCCATTGGTGTCACTGAGTGCATTGtgagaagttgaagaaaagaaggagcAGCAATTGAAGTTCATGTCTGAATAAGAGTAGGTGCAGATTGATTTCAGAGTTCCTGTGTCAAGATTGTAAGAAACAACAGATCCTGGAAGCTGCAAATATATGATTTGTGCTTCTTCACCAAAGGCAATGGGTGCAATCTTGAAAGGGTCCCAATCATAGAAGAACATGTCACAAAAGTTTTGGAGCTTAGACATGAACACTTCAGGTTCAACACTGTGGACTAAACTCCAAGGAAACGTTTTGTAATCCCAATGATACAGAAACCCTTCATGCTCGAGCTCATTGAGAAGCTTCCAAATGTGGAAGCCATCAAAATCAGTGTAGCAATAGTAAATCCTGCCTCCTGATTCACACAAACGACGGCGAAAAGTCAATGTTGGTTGCCAAGACCAATCCTTGGAATAGTTTGGTAGTTCATATAGCTCACAGTGGCGTCCTTGGACTTGATACACCAGCAAGTGTCCACCGATTTCCCAATGAATTGACCCGTTTGAGTAAAGAGGAGGAATGCCAAGTTCTTGGAACTCAAATTCTGGCAAAGAAGGAGCAGTTATGTTGATGGGGTGGTGGCTCCTCCATTTGCCAGTGTCAGAAGAGAAAACATGAACTTTTAGTTGATTGGATTGTGAAGAACATGCTTCAACCACCACAACCTCAAACTGGCATCCATCAAAGGCTAATCCAACTCTAGTAACATTCTCTTGGATTCTAGTTTGAGGGATTGTGAACTTGTGCATGGTGAGGGGGTTGAACACATGATAACAGAATTGGTCCTCACTAAAACCTGACAAGAGAATTAAACCATTGCTGGAAGCAAGGGTCTGCACAAAGTTTTCGGTGGAGAAGCAGAGCCAGTGGTTAAGGGAAGCTCTTTTTCCACTTTCAATATCCATGAACACAAACTGAGATGACCCATTTTCAAATTGATACTGGCAAACAAGACCAACACCAGTATCTACTGAGGTTGAGCCAACAGTTTTGTAACTTCCCTTTCTCATAATACTCATTGATGCAAACTGCTGCTTCCCAACACAAGACACAAAAGATGAATCAGATCTGTGGGAACTTGGTTTTGGATAGTGgagtttgtttttcaaaagGAAGAATTCTAGGAAGGAGGAATCACGTCAACGCCATTCAATTCGGCTTGGCTTCATGACTTCGTACAATTCAGAAGCTTGAAAGAAACTTCTTGTGGCCTTCTTGGAAACAGCTTTCTCAAAAGTTATGTGGAAACAAGCAAAAAAGTCTCCCTAGAAATGAATCCCAgccaagaaaaaggaaaaattagacGAAGTTTTCTATGCCAACCTTTTCACACTTATATTCATTACTAGGAAATAAAGAATAGACACAAAACATACAATAGCTTGCTTATTCAACCAAACTTCAAACTATGTTAACATATATTcatgaaattagaaaaacaaagacaaaaaagacTAACCCAAAAACCAAAAATGAATCAGTATAGTTATGTCTACTCTCCTAGACCAAAGTAACAACAACGagaataatagtaatagtaatactaataaaatgaagtaaacagaaaataatgaataaacaTATGATATACAGAAACATAATTCAATATACAAAGGATGATAACCATCGCATAAAATGAAAACCCAGTTGAACAAAGTAATCGAGTGGactaaaaggaagaaaaataccTTGACTTGCTGCCTAGAACGTGAAAAGGAGTGAGTTAAAATTCATTAGTATCAATGAAACATACGACAGAAGATCACTTCCTCTATTTCGTTAAgcagagaaaacaaaacaaggACAAAAGGGCTTGGAGACACTCGACACGACTAAAAAAACAAGACAAGAGAATCTATGAACAGAGATCTATTACTATATGAGCTTTTCTCCAACTTGCCCCTCAAGTAATgtctggtttttttttttgctattgaCTTCGTTGTCAACCCCGTTAATTGGTTCACCCTCTAAAACTTGAACTGtaatagaattaattaaaa
Above is a genomic segment from Vigna radiata var. radiata cultivar VC1973A chromosome 10, Vradiata_ver6, whole genome shotgun sequence containing:
- the LOC106775424 gene encoding uncharacterized protein LOC106775424; amino-acid sequence: MSIMRKGSYKTVGSTSVDTGVGLVCQYQFENGSSQFVFMDIESGKRASLNHWLCFSTENFVQTLASSNGLILLSGFSEDQFCYHVFNPLTMHKFTIPQTRIQENVTRVGLAFDGCQFEVVVVEACSSQSNQLKVHVFSSDTGKWRSHHPINITAPSLPEFEFQELGIPPLYSNGSIHWEIGGHLLVYQVQGRHCELYELPNYSKDWSWQPTLTFRRRLCESGGRIYYCYTDFDGFHIWKLLNELEHEGFLYHWDYKTFPWSLVHSVEPEVFMSKLQNFCDMFFYDWDPFKIAPIAFGEEAQIIYLQLPGSVVSYNLDTGTLKSICTYSYSDMNFNCCSFFSSTSHNALSDTNGETELNLPIAELEKLAL